One part of the Candida albicans SC5314 chromosome R, complete sequence genome encodes these proteins:
- a CDS encoding uncharacterized protein (Ortholog of C. dubliniensis CD36 : Cd36_30530, C. parapsilosis CDC317 : CPAR2_203340, Candida tenuis NRRL Y-1498 : CANTEDRAFT_117008 and Debaryomyces hansenii CBS767 : DEHA2G24244g), protein MAYGIRLIGGIITLYLFYVWTFVCPLTTIDTESTNSLTPINHHFCSLSNKYIKPQFYPIYQAHINPVLINLDESLHVGENIDKSIEIIHNFNHQYKISDYYHRVCDLLIDSTQQGINYFQDNITPQLSRWFKLFILRIRMYYEISKINLEYYLYPTINKTYKQVVDKLKSIEFINDFINWINEIYLKLATSKHALKLQQKSNFLQNEFKNLVTFDDFNPKEIKNNVLQIVKDMLGEKSIDEKSIEQTLTDEPTGDEIPLELTPTEQTISSETANNNVSGDDEVHVEEVSAEETPDEEVPVEETPIEEAPIEEIPTEEEPIEETFKEETTIEETPTEEIFIEETHIEDTPIEKYKAEVEEEEEVVIEEEVVVEEDEIEIEPEIPSSNDDEDEDDSELEPETIHLTSTIVVTQSESEVTGVNDAVSTDDPVWGPILHEINYWETKVNKTMILALNNLKIEMKPKIDEIINDIKPEISDILQDLQKTNYEQYQLIHRKISQINKDYEEIKLTNNSLIETITRQEIRDDISNCTKTSEDASSKIQEILNNNHEKLLTIFYEVLQDTIDILETSSESVINEFKNQLNYFIYQSDLKDDDEINWTIWKKYHKIKESLFEFRDNLIKDADDYQVDNKKNSVDKLTNDSLNEWDNYLKNIEFHLNFLISDNIEFLQLIRAKANIAFQMREGLVDELNRIEKEKQEQLEKEKEREQKKAKDIKIETPELVDIPNGAGGVVDAKQVYFEYSDDSEGLGNFVNDSIIIESEDLDKSETISQQSSTVSEIYYYEHTVGPNEDVADANDFIVETTIVESEPSTVSGEVEISNMDQEVIEEEVVEEVEIEIEIDTDVEFEFETEIETEIETKTQLDIQFDTDVEIEFETEYETQIETAFATEIGVSDVETSSVDTSSSIADVTSQSIESSPIESVVDKDDNNDDNNDSDDDEDDDYEVVVEEEQILILEEEEEEEDEQETAKKL, encoded by the coding sequence ATGGCATATGGAATCAGATTAATTGGAGGTATAATTACCTTATATTTATTCTATGTTTGGACATTTGTATGTCCGTTGACTACAATTGACACTGAATCTACCAATTCATTAACACCCATCAATCATCATTTTTGTTCATTGAGTAATAAATACATCAAACCTCAATTTTATCCAATATATCAAGCCCACATTAATCCtgttttaattaatttagatGAATCTTTACATGTTGGTGAAAATATcgataaatcaattgaaataatccataatttcaatcatcaatataaaataaGTGATTATTACCATCGAGTAtgtgatttattaattgattcaacTCAACAAggaataaattattttcaagATAATATAACTCCTCAATTATCAAGATggtttaaattatttatattgagAATTAGAATGTATTATGAAATTtctaaaatcaatttagaatattatttatatcccacaattaataaaacttATAAAcaagttgttgataaattgaaatcaattgaatttattaatgattttataaattggataaatgaaatttatttaaaattggCTACATCTAAACATGCATTGaaattacaacaaaaatcaaattttttacaaaatgaattcaaaaatttagttacatttgatgattttaatcctaaagaaattaaaaataatgtaTTGCAAATAGTTAAAGATATGCTTGgtgaaaaatcaattgatgagAAATCGATTGAACAAACTTTGACTGATGAACCAACTGGAGATGAAATACCATTGGAATTAACTCCAACTGAACAAACTATTTCCAGTGAAACcgcaaataataatgtatcaggtgatgatgaagtgCATGTGGAAGAAGTTTCTGCAGAAGAGACTCCAGATGAAGAAGTGCCTGTTGAAGAGACCCCGATTGAAGAAGCGcctattgaagaaattccAACTGAAGAGGaaccaattgaagaaacCTTTAAGGAAGAAACCACAATTGAGGAAACCCCTACTGAAGAAATCTTTATTGAAGAAACCCATATTGAAGATACCCCAATTGAAAAGTATAAGGCTGAGGTTGAGGAGGAAGAGGAGGTTgttattgaagaagaagttgtGGTTGAggaagatgaaattgaaattgaaccaGAAATTCCAAGTAgcaatgatgatgaagatgaagacgaTTCTGAACTTGAACCGGAAACTATACATTTAACATCAACTATTGTGGTAACTCAAAGTGAAAGTGAAGTCACTGGCGTTAATGATGCTGTTTCAACTGATGATCCTGTTTGGGGACCAATTCTTcatgaaatcaattattggGAAACAAAAGTTAATAAAACTATGATATTAGCtcttaataatttaaaaattgaaatgaaaCCTAagattgatgaaattattaacGATATAAAACCGGAAATTAGTGATATTTTAcaagatttacaaaaaaccaattatgaacaatatcaattaattcatcGGAAAATATCacaaattaataaagattatgaagaaatcaaattaactAATAATAGTTTGATTGAAACCATTACTCGTCAAGAAATTAGAGatgatatttcaaattgtaCAAAAACTTCTGAAGATGCATCACTGAAGATTCAAGAAATCCTAAACAATAATCATGAAAAACTTTTGACAATTTTTTATGAAGTATTACAAGACACGATAGATATTTTAGAAACATCGAGTGAATCTGttataaatgaatttaaaaatcaattgaattatttcatttatcaATCTGACCTCAaggatgatgatgaaataaattggacaatttggaaaaaatatcataaaattaaagaatcattatttgaatttagagataatttaattaaagatGCTGATGATTATCAAGtagataataaaaaaaattctgttgataaattaacaaatgattcattgaatgaatgggataattatttgaaaaatattgaatttcatttgaattttttgattagtgataatattgaatttttacaattgaTTAGAGCTAAAGCTAATATTGCTTTTCAAATGAGAGAAGGATtagttgatgaattgaatagaattgaaaaagaaaagcaaGAACAACtcgaaaaagaaaaagaaagagagcaaaaaaaagctaAGGATATAAAGATTGAGACTCCAGAATTGGTTGATATTCCAAATGGTGCAGGAGGTGTAGTGGATGCAAAACAAgtatattttgaatattctGATGATTCAGAAGGATTGGGGAATTTTGTGAATGATctgattattattgaatcagAAGATCTAGATAAATCTGAAACAATTTCCCAACAATCATCTACAGTTTCAGAAATCTATTATTATGAACATACTGTTGGACCTAATGAAGATGTTGCCGATGctaatgattttattgtGGAAACAACGATTGTTGAATCGGAACCATCTACTGTATCAGGAGAAGTggaaatatcaaatatggaccaagaagttatagaagaagaagtagtAGAGgaagttgaaattgaaattgaaattgatactgatgttgaatttgaatttgaaacagaaattgaaacagaaattgaaactaaaaCTCAATTAGACATTCAATTTGATACtgatgttgaaattgaatttgaaactgAATATGAAACACAAATTGAAACTGCATTTGCAACAGAAATTGGGGTGTCTGATGTTGAAACTAGTTCCGTTGATACCTCTTCTTCAATAGCAGATGTCACCTCCCAGTCTATTGAATCATCACCAATTGAAAGTGTGGTTGATAAAGACGACAACAACGATGACAACAACGATAGCGATGATGAcgaagatgatgattatgaagttgttgtagaagaagaacaaattttgattctagaagaagaggaggaggaggaagatgaacaagaaactgccaaaaaattatga